The Candidatus Eisenbacteria bacterium genome includes the window TGGAGCCGCGCGATCGCGGCCGCCATCGCGTCGGCGTCGCGCACGTCGATCCACTTCTCCTCCCCGGGCAAGAGCGTCTGATCGAGGACGAGAACGCGGTCGGGCTCGAAGCGGAGAGGATCCAGCGTCACGCTCCCGGGATCGGGGCCGCCCGAAGGAGGCCGAGGAGGTGTTTCAGGTAGCTCAAGGGGAGCCCGACGACGTTGGAATAGGAGCCCTCGATCGCCTCGACGTAGAGGGCGCCGAAGCCCTGCACCGCGTACCCTCCAGCCTTGTCCAGCGGCTCCCCCGTCGCGACGTAACGCCGGATGTCCTCCGGCTCGAGCTGCGCGAACTTGACGATGCTTCGTTGGGCTCCGCCGACCGAGCGCCCTTCGGCGGGGTCGAGCACGAAGATCCCGGTCCACACTTCGTGGATCCGTCCCGAGAGGAGCGTGAGCATCCGCACGGCGTCCTCCGACCCTCCCGGTTTCCCCAGAATCACGCGGTCGATCGTCACGATCGTGTCCGCGCCGACATAGACCGAGCCGGCTGCCGTGCCGGCGCGCTCTTCCTCGGTCCACGCCGCGCGCGCCTTTGCCTCCGAGAGCCGGAGCACGTGCGCCTCCGCGCGCTCGTCCGGCTCCGCGCGCTCGTCCACGTCGACCGGGTGGGCCGCGAAGTGGGCGCCCACGAGGGTGAGCAGCTCCGTCCGCCGCGGCGAGCGGGACGCGAGCACGATCCTCGGTCCGAGCGGATTGATCAAGTTCGCGCGCACGAGCCGCTCACCCTCCCGGGCTCTCGAGGAGGAATGTCGCTGGGCCCCGGTTCACGAGATCCACCTCCATCGACGCGCCGAACTTCCCGCGCTGGGTCGGGACGCCGTGCGAGGCGAGCGCCTCGCAGAAGCGCTCGAAGGCAGGTTCCGCCTCCTCCGGCCGGGCCGCGGGCTCGAACCCGGGCCTCCGCCCGCGCGACGCGTCGGCGTAGAGGGTGAACTGCGGCACCACCAGCGCTTCTCCCGCGATTTCCCGAACCGACCGATTCATCTTCCCCTCGGCGTCTTCGAAAATTCTGAGCTCGGCGCACCGCTCCGCCAGCCGCTCGGAGGCGCCCGCGACCTCTCCCGCCTTCACGCCGAGAAGGATCAGGAGCCCCGCTCCGATGCGCGCCACCTCCGCGCCGTCGACCCGGACCGAGGCCTTGGTCACTCGCTGAAGGAGCGCCCTCACGAGGCGAGGCCGGCCGCCCCGCCGCGCGGCTTCCCGAATACCTGCTCCCGCTCCACCCCCTCCACTCCGTCCACCTGCTCCACCGCCTTCATGACCAGTCGAAGGTGCGCCAGGTCACGGACCTCGACGACGAACGCCCCGCGGGCGTTCCGGTCGCTCGCCTTGATCCCCGCGGTGCGGATGTTGGTGTTCGTGGTCGCGATCGCCTTCGCGATGTCGGCGAGGAGACTCTTCCGGTCG containing:
- the maf gene encoding septum formation protein Maf; this encodes MNPLGPRIVLASRSPRRTELLTLVGAHFAAHPVDVDERAEPDERAEAHVLRLSEAKARAAWTEEERAGTAAGSVYVGADTIVTIDRVILGKPGGSEDAVRMLTLLSGRIHEVWTGIFVLDPAEGRSVGGAQRSIVKFAQLEPEDIRRYVATGEPLDKAGGYAVQGFGALYVEAIEGSYSNVVGLPLSYLKHLLGLLRAAPIPGA
- a CDS encoding D-tyrosyl-tRNA(Tyr) deacylase; amino-acid sequence: MRALLQRVTKASVRVDGAEVARIGAGLLILLGVKAGEVAGASERLAERCAELRIFEDAEGKMNRSVREIAGEALVVPQFTLYADASRGRRPGFEPAARPEEAEPAFERFCEALASHGVPTQRGKFGASMEVDLVNRGPATFLLESPGG